A portion of the Parasteatoda tepidariorum isolate YZ-2023 chromosome 5, CAS_Ptep_4.0, whole genome shotgun sequence genome contains these proteins:
- the LOC122272123 gene encoding speckle-type POZ protein B-like: MPFVTTDKDNFTYIWKIENFSSWVQKRGERVKSPWFTADTLDETKWRLDLYPRGIDNGNEICISCYLCRAEMDSGDENVTIGYEFEILGVDGTTLLSKKVESFTFKRKESLGWPDFKSLNEIFRDKTVFLPKDTLTVRCIMWGLFPHNVKATRTSALTEIGVGGCFFKYSIKLSTLETPVHYFVPGPWRIELTFYLSEDENVCVKIRKFGEVTFRYVLQCKVALLDVEGIAHEIRQSEHIIEPKQEVKIWEFPPFIKKNKLLANKNLLLSDDVISFNCDFSISDRSDVVEFEEIIPMPQINSNASSQNISSIDNLRXHSYVIVCSSFIKSKMCRNTVCDIIVLTDEYQDDDLKSKALDYMKEHTNDILLSGEWKRLIENNAKLATEILCKLSIRIGKA; the protein is encoded by the coding sequence ATGCCTTTTGTTACAACTGACAAGGACAACTTTACTTATATTtggaaaattgaaaactttagtTCGTGGGTTCAAAAGCGTGGTGAAAGGGTAAAGAGCCCCTGGTTTACGGCAGATACATTGGACGAAACAAAATGGCGCTTGGATCTTTACCCTAGAGGAATTGACAATGGAAACGAAATTTGTATTTCTTGCTACTTGTGCCGGGCAGAAATGGATAGCGGCGATGAAAATGTAACCATTGGCTACGAGTTTGAAATCCTTGGCGTAGATGGCACGACTCTATTATCgaaaaaagttgaaagttttacttttaaaagaaaagaatcatTAGGTTGGCCTGATTTTAAAAgtctaaatgaaatatttagagaTAAAACCGTCTTCTTGCCAAAAGACACTTTAACTGTTCGATGTATCATGTGGGGTTTATTTCCACACAACGTCAAGGCAACCAGGACATCTGCTTTGACCGAAATCGGTGTTGGTGGTTGCTTTTTCAAATATAGTATAAAGTTATCAACATTGGAAACTCCGGTGCATTATTTTGTGCCAGGTCCTTGGCGGATTGAGTTGACGTTTTACCTTTCCGAAGATGAAAACGTGTGCgtcaaaatcagaaaatttggCGAAGTCACCTTCAGATACGTTCTTCAGTGCAAAGTGGCCTTGCTAGATGTCGAAGGAATTGCACACGAAATCAGACAATCGGAACACATCATCGAACCCAAACAGGAAGTGAAAATATGGGAATTTCCACCTTTTatcaagaaaaacaaacttCTGGCCAACAAAAATTTACTGCTTAGCGACGATGTGATTAGTTTCAACTGTGACTTTTCAATATCTGACAGAAGTGATGTAgttgaatttgaagaaattatccCGATGCCACAAATTAATAGCAATGCGTCATCGCAAAACATCTCAAGCATCGACAATTTGAGAANACATTCATATGTAATTGTATGTTCTtcctttataaaatcaaaaatgtgtCGCAATACGGTTTGCGATATCATTGTGCTTACGGATGAATATCAAGACGATGATTTGAAATCAAAAGCTCTCGATTACATGAAAGAACATACGAATGATATTCTCTTATCAGGTGAATGGAAACGGTTGATAGAAAACAATGCTAAATTAGCTACtgaaattttgtgtaaattatCTATCAGGATTGGAAAAGCGTGA